cacagcccatctcaccagacacattatccctttctccagcatctccacttctgtgcttttcacagaaaatggaggaattggtgtatgctgggactaaactctctcactcatttgctgcaagcccgcagatatcaacaaaaaaaaacggCAGGCCCCaaaaccaccaaagcctgtggtccCTGCTCATGCAAGAGCTCTTCGACCGCTgtcacaacgccagggcccaaaccctctatctgctgaaggtgaaccaaaaacaactgatagcagctctcagtgatatgtgtcgggtccccgctataataacagcaacattcacaaatgcttacagatcaagcgggaacccagtgtgcctgtagctttctctatttcagttttatcacgtgatagaaagtctaaggccttctcaagccgaagggcaaactcatctaatctgcggcctattatgcatcaaactaaaattgatgtaaagacacaaagcacagccatcaagttagcacttttaaacattcgctcactaaaaaataaataatttctaatcaatgactttataaccacaaataatctggattttatgtttctaaacgaaacatggcttgaagacagctgcaatgcaacagtccttaatgaagcagcccctcctaacttcacttacatgagtgtctgcaggactgttaggagaggtgggggtgtagctgctctatttaaagatgcctatcaatgcaagcaagtgtcatttggtcagtacttgtcttttgaatatctagggattgtgctgaaaggtgctccacgcattctgtttattattatttacaggcctccaaaatactctccagcctttgttgaagaggtcacagaaatgttatcaatgatttccacagagtttgactgttttgctattgcaggggattttaatattcacatagataattcagaaaacaaaactacaaaagaaatgataacagttctaaacacttttgacttgactcagcatgtgcatggacccacacacaaaggtggacacactctggatctaatcatcagtaggggtctaaacacttcatccattgttattaaggacatagcactatctgatcacttctgtattttctttgatattttgatgtctgctacaactgaatctagatcggtctctgtcagaaggagatgcattaacgagaacacaagtgtactattcatggaggctatatctttaacaccaagaatttctgcagactctgttgatattctctttgattccttcaactcaaaagttaagaatgttattgcaccaataatagtcagtaagaaaacaaacagacagaaatcagtttggagaagatcaacagcagttcagactatgaaaagacaatgcagaaaagcagagcggatgtggtggaagacaaaacttgaaatttactatagcatctataaagacagccttcatgcttttaatgtgaaactagccacagctagacataatttcttctcaaaccttataaacagtaacttaaataacactcgtactctttttgccactgttgagagactgacaaaccccccaagtcagattcccagtgaaatgctatcagaaagcaaatgcaatgagtttgcatccttcttttctgagaagatcatcaatatcaggaaggcgattagcacatcctcaagtaatgcagaggtcagacagattaggccacaatatcaaaaagatactatgtcgatttttgaagcaattgacagcaaaattctggaagacatagtgcagcacctaaaatcatcaacctgctattttgacacacttcccacatcttttttcaaaaatgtgctaaactgtttagaagcagatcttttagaagtggtgaatgcctcacttctttctgggacatttccaaactccttaaaaactgtagttgttaagcccctcctgaaaaagagcaaccttgataacaccattttgagcaattttagaccaatatctaatcttccgtttataggtaaaattatagaaaaggtcgtttttaatcagctgaacaaatatttaaactcaaatggatacctggacaattttcaatctggttttcgaccgcatcacagcacagagacagcactcattaagataataaatgatattcgttaaattgtgactctggcaaaatatcggcgctggtattgctagatctcagtgctgcgtttgacactgtcgatcataacatactactagagagactggaaaactgggtcgggctttctgggatggtactcaaatggttcaggtcatacttagaagggagaggctattatgtgagtctaggagagcataaatctaagtggacgtccatgacatgcggagtcccacaagggtcaattcttgcaccactcttgtttagcctgtatatgctcccactaagtcaaataatgagaaagaaccaaattgcctaccacagctatgctgatgatacccagatttacctagcattatctccaaatgactacagcccaattgactccctctgccaatgcattgatgaaattaatagttggatgtgccagaactttcttcagttaaacaaggaaaaaactgaagtcattgcatgtggaaacaaagatgaagcgttcaaggtgaatgcataccttaactctaggggtcaaacaactaaaaatcaagtcaggaatcttagtgtgattctggagacagaccttagtttcagtagtcatgtcaaagcagtaactaaatcagcgtactatcatttaaaaaacattgcaagaattagatcttttgtttccagccaagacttggagaaacttgttcatgcctttatcaccagcagggtggactgtTGTAATGGGCTTCTTACCGGCCTTCCAAAAAGACCATtggacagctgcagctcatccagaacgctgctgccaggattctgaagAGAACCAGAAAAtatgagcatatcacaccagtcctcaggtccttacactggcttccagttacacttaggattgattttaaagtaattttactcgtatataagtcactaaatgacctaggaccgaaatatatttcagatatgctcactgaatataagcctaacagagcactcagatcattagaatcgagtcagttagaaataccaagggttcacacaaaacaaggggagtcctcctttagttactatgtgcccgcagttggaatcagattccagaagagatcagatgtgctaaaacactagtcacatttaaatatagacttaaaactcatctgtttagctgtgcatttattgaatgagcactgtgcaatgtccgaactgattgcactatattttcactgttttttattctattttatgtaaaatcattttctaactgttttaaataaattttaaataagtaaattttttaataattttaaaaattactaattgctttttaaaattgcttgttttattcttgttcttcattattattttactttcttttatgtaaagcactttgaattaccattgtgtatgaaatgtactatataaataaacttgccttgccttgcctgcTATGCAGAGGGCTTTGCAAGTGAGACGGTTTCAGTAAATGTGCTGGAGGGAGggtagagagacaccaatgatcttctcagctggtCTCACTATTCGTTGCAGAGTATTTCTGCAGCTGTTGTGATtttttggccagtgctgctgtgttttgagtccaggagaggtcctctgtgttgtgcacacccaggaacttggtgctgctcactctctccacagtcgcaccattgatggtcagaggaacgcgCTGAGGgtgcgctctcctgaagtcaacaacaatctccttcgtcttctccacgttcagagagagattgaagaaaaaataaagataaaggtcagtagagtgaagaggagggggctcaacACACATcattggggggccccagtgttcagtgtgatggtgctggatgtgttactgGCGACCGGTACTGCCTGAGGTCTgccagaaagtccaacagccagttgcacagtgaagtgttgagccccagctggaccagtttgtaaatgagctgttgagggatgattgtgttgaatgctgaactgaagtctatgaacagcattctggcatatgagtcctttttgacatatttgtcTGACatattttgtccagatgtgtgagtgctgagtggacggcagtggcgatggcatcatcggtcgaccggttggaccgatatgcaaactggaaggggtccaggcaggggggagggcagacttgatgtggtgcatgactagccgtccAAAGCACTTCGTGAGGATGGGAGTAAGAGCAACAGGTGGAGTCtgctgtgcagtggtgctgttttgttgctcaaaccgagcgaagaaggtgttcagctcgttcagcagagagatgttgttgtcacaggtccgtggtgggggcttgtagtctgtaatggtctgtatcccctgccacaggttcctagtgtctctgctgtcactgaattgatgggctatcctcctggagtactgtctcttagcctctctgatgccgcgggacAGGTCGACCCTGGCTgtcctcaggcccacctcatctccagctctgaaggcagcgttccacatcttcaggagtctgtagacctgccctgtcatccacggcttctattggcccggacagtgatggtttttgtgactgttacattaTCAATACAGTTGTTGATGTatgcagtgacagtctctgagtactcctggaggtcagtggtgttattgcatgtggcagcctgcttaaacatgtaccagtcagttgtgttgaagcagtcttgaagaacctctgatgatccttctggccacactttaatctgtttgtgaactgatttggcgactttaatgaacagtatgcaggcattagcaggcattagcatgacagtgatgtgatCTGAGGCTCTGAGGTGGGGGAGGGGCAGGGCTTTgtaagctgataaaaacacaacagtctcttacagtcctctgagttgaacgtagtaatcgaatgtagtccagtttattgtccaacgagcgtatgttagccagtacgatggtggggatagatacCTCCAtgcttacccctcttctgcttcctctcacaccgcttgtggcgcctccgctgtggGCCAGATGCAGTAGTGTGGTCGGTGATGGTGTAGGCCTCCATGGCAGaccgagatcccgcagctgttccgtGTGCGTGGAGTTTAACCGaaaaatgcggttctgccgacatcgagcagaaactcgtGACTGTATGCTCGCTTACAGAGAGGTAGACGCGATGACgatgtacaaaaacactgcgactcacaagacaaaaaacacgaaaacaacgttctgtcgggacagagagaagccgctgcgtgtggatGCGCTGCCATCTTAAAGCATCCGGACGAGTAACAGAAGTTTTAACTGACTCTAAAGGACTTATAAGAACTGTTAAACTTAAGACAATGATTGGTTTCTTGGAAATACCTATTACCAAACTTCACCTGCTCTTAGAAGATGCAGAAAACTAGGACTGAATCTTATAACAGCTAGATAAAGATTAACAGGTGAGTATTATTTTTTCCGTGTATAAATATGTTTGGctccatttacatttaatttattgtaattgatGTTTTAAACCCTCAATTAGGGGCCGGGTGTAAGAGCCGTACTTATTTAGTTTTCTTATGTTCCGTTATATATTAGTCTGATTCTATATTCTTAATGTTGTTTATTTCTCTGAGTGTGTGCCCTCTATAGGTGTGAATGGAAAAATGTTAAAAAGGATATGTCACCCTGACAGGAGTGGGGTGCTGGTGCGAGAGCATACAGTCTTTCAACCGTTCGCATGGAGCTAAGATGGCATGGTGCAACAAGACTGCAATTATCCCTttgagttgtttgtttgttttatgttgcaattcaaattcattttGGTTTAATAAACTTTAGTTATTATTTGGAACTTTCCAACGCTTTCCTGGATCTATTCATGGTGCTTTGCATTGCACGCATCGGAATATTGCATCAGCACCTCCCAAAGTGGCCAAGAAACAAGGGATATATTGGAAAGTTGAAGCTTGTTTTTACCCATACACAGTAACAGAAATGGGcacagtgaccccattggatttaacggagacaagtgaagtcaattagaagcacgcacttcctgggggtcgggcgtactgcgcagactcaaactgagcttgatgacttagaggtcacgtgagcaacctgtaagtcttctaatcgctgtgccaagaaaaatctgaatcacccaccgaatcttccagagaaggcgagcgtgaacaggagcacattttggtaagtattctgattaattatctcccttgactttatgcctccacgtccccccgatagcctcatagacagtaaaagattgcctgtgagcttctcctcctgtccatacggtaatttctctactgtgcgacagagagtcgctggttatgcgtaatcattagcctattttttacaaaaactgcttctacggaaccataacgtaagatacaaggtaatggagccttttatacattttcgtgtttcttttgaaataattaatggaaaaagttgtcaaagtgacgccaaaatgaatgggagtcaatggaatgctaacagcaggtgggggtccgctagccaatggctatatgaaaccctgcccccctgttTTTACCACTACAAAGCCATTACTTCCTCTGTCCAAACACTTGCCTACTTCTTTATGTATAGTAACTGGCTAAATACTCATCTAGGAAGATTATTTGTGCCACCTAATGGTGCGGAAAAAAACACAACTACTAAGGTAACAGTGTTAGATCTTTTACAAGGGATTTGAACCCTCAGTGAAAGGTTGATTAAAATCTTTCCTATTTGTTCTTTTCAGCCTTGCAGAAAGATACGGTAGTGAGCTTTGAGGAAAGATGCTacagagaccacatcctacccgtaagGAAGTGacatgtggagatactgatatggactgggCAGTACTACATATACTACAGTCTATATAAAAACACGGCTTTACAGAGAGGGAAAACATACAATTGAAgattacacatatgggattatcCGAAATAATTCAAGCCATATGGACACTTAGCCCATGCAaacaccagtactgggcctggcctCAGTTCCTGGGAAGAGAGAAATTGAGCAATAAACTCTTGCATTTTGTGTGGGAGTGTCAGTCTTTATAAACAAGAGTGCAGGCCACTGTTAGACACACAACTGAGTGACTACAGCAGACAGTCTCTTCATACCTTAACTGACACAATACTGACTCAGAATGATGAAGTTCAGCGCATCTGCCTTCATGCTTCTGATCTGCACAGCTGCACTGCTGTCCACAACAGAGGGTAAGCAGACTAACTTACATTCATCATGctttttgatttattattgttaattttatttattttgctaaatcTTGCGAGCTAATCCCACTACAACTTTCTCTGTGCTATGGCAGGTAGACCTAAACCCATGATTTTACGCTGTCAGtgcattaaaacacattcagagcCAATCCCAATTGACAAAATACAGACATTGAAGGTGATTCCTGCTGGACCACACTGCAAAAATGAGGAGATCATGTGAGTGTGAAACTTACCAAAGCAGCACTTCGAATACAGACTGTGCTCTACCAATCAAACCATTGTTTATTATTGCTTCTTAAAAAAAGTTCgaaatagttaactaaaactaaatatatgtaACTGTTACAAATTACAGACAAAATGGTGCATCTCATGGTGCATCCTGGTATACCTTCAAACATCATTTCAGGAGTTCACTTGTGTGGTGAACACTTTCTTTCATCAAATTCAATGATTGTTTTAGAATAAGATTCAGACaaagttatttacatttattcatttagcagacgcttttatccaaagcgacttacagatgaagacaaagATTTTCATATTTAAGATCATGAGTGTGCAAATATTTGATGCTTTATGGATGGCTCACCTAATTAGTGAAATTtggtcatgatttactcacctccagtctatgtgattttttttatctccaaCAGTGATGTTTAGCAGAATGACAGAATtgttccttaaaaaataaaataaaagagtaaaaataaatatataaaataaaagtcttgtttTGAACATTTTCCTTGGCAGTCGTAAACACCATTGAgattttttgtttgaaaaatttTGGCTTAGACAATTCTGCTACTTCTAAAATGTTCCTCAGAAGGAAGTAAGTCCAAAAAATTTAGCAACTAAACAGTGAATGAATGTCTATTTTTGGGCAAACAATTCAGTTAAATGATGAAATTGAAATGTGACTCGTGTACAATTTTATGCAATAGTAAAGGGTTTTTCTAttgattttaaacaattaaacatttatttcttaCAGTGCCACAATGAAGAAAGGAATGACATGTCTTAATCCTGCAAAAGACTGGGTGATTTCTCTCAAAGAAAAGTAAGTTCTTGTCCATGATGACTCTAATTATCCTTCTCAAAATTATTCATTAGCATGATTTTAATTatcttatattaataataataattaatgcatttcaATTATTTACTTTTGTGCATCCTTCAGACACTAACGTGTGTCTCTTCATGTTTGCAGATTAAACAAGAAGAATGTCAAGAGTCAACAGTGAATGAATATCACCGTTCATGAGCAACTGAAGAAACTGGTTCAACTATTCTTAATGTAATAtaggaattttttattttgtcatctcTTGTGAAAATGTGATTTCACTACCACCTGTTTTATTAAAGATGAACTTTACTGTATCCTtctgtatattttattcaattatatttattgttattgtgtcaCTGAATTATATGTCTTATTATATGTTTGCACTAGTTTTGAATGAAGAGTTGTAATAAAAACTGTCATAATGgatattttagatatattcaTTTTTGTTGTGTCACTGAATTGTATTGTTATCGTTTTGCATTGGTTTTGAACCAAGACTGTCGTAATGGATATTTTAGTTGGTCTTTATTGTGTGATTTTGTCATATTGCAAAACATTGCaacattacagtatcattccctGAGCTGTTCACAATAAAattaaagttcacacaaaaatcaaaTACCTTTTATTTGCATCATGTCTTTACAAACTTCTCCTGCACAACCCAAAATAAGGCATTCTGTCATATGGTTTCTGTATTACTATTAGTTAAATATGTGACACCTGTATTTCAGATGACCTGCCTGTTTTATTTACTGTGGTTGTTCCCAGTTCTGAGATTTCAACCTCTGCTTCTGAATGTAGTGTGCAGgcaattaaccctttaactgtgtTACCGTTTTCTAGATCTTTTAAAGATTCATTTTTGTACAATCTTAATGACTGTGTAGAAGCCTCCACAGACTTATATATATTGAGATTTTGGACTCTGTTACTCTGTTTAGGGAAAAAACACCCTAAAGATCTGTCACAACCCTGGTTCAGTGTCACTAGCCGCTCTCCCAGACATGCCTGCAAAGTAGCAGAGAGAAAGTGAAAAAGGTCGCCCACTCTATTCTTTTATCTAGACATGAACAGTGTGTCAGCATTAAGGGCATATCCCTTAAATGGTTTCATTCATATTTGACAGACAGTAGTTTTTCTGTTCACCTTGGTGAATTGTTTTCATCTGATTCCCCTCTTTTTTGTGGTGTCCCCCAAGGGTCAATATTGGGCCCcatgttgttttctttgtatatggtggggtatatttttaggaagcacaataattaattaaactgttacatttacatttacatttacatttaatcatttagcagacgctttttttttattattattaattaaaggaaaaagacaagaaaaggaaaagtactggagttagtaggttaagtgcaggcgaaaaagatgagtctttagacgtttcttgaaaatgagtaaagactcagctgtacgaattgagattgggaggtcattccaccagctgggcacagtccaggaaaaggtctgtgagagtgattttgaatttctttgggatggcaccacaaggcgttgttcccttgcagagcgcaaacttctggagggcacataggatttaaccagtgagtttaggtaagttggtgccgtgccagtggtcgtcttgtaggcaagcatcagtaccttgaatttgatgcgagcggctactggtagccagtgtaacctgatgaggagaggggtaacatgagctttttttggctcattgaagacaaccctcgctgctgcattctggatcagttgcagaggcttgacagtacatgctgTTAGGCAGAAGATATACAAATTTATTTGCCTGtcaaaacaaatgacaaagcTTTAGTTCTGTCATTACTTAACTGCCTGAGAGATTAAAAAATATGGCTGGATCAGAACTTTTTTTGTCTTAATGAAAACAAGACTGAGATTGTTGTGTTTGGTCGTCCTGGGGATTTAAGGGCTTGTGTAGATGCACTTGGTAATTTAGGTTTGTATGTTCAGCCATCTCTTCAGTGCTTACAGTTAAAATCCAGCAGCTCGGATATTAACTGGGACTAAATGAGCACATCACCCAAGTCTTAGCTTCACTACATTGGATTCCTGTCGGCCTTGAGgattgatttcaagattttattgtttgttttcaaGATTTTAATGGATTGTGGCTGCTTATTTATCAGAGCTTTTACATGTCTACACTCCTGTTAAAGTACTGAGGTCGTCCAATCAGGTGCTCCTCAATGTTCTGAAAGCcaggttaaaaaataaaggtgaccaACATTTTACAGTGGTGGCACCTAATTTGTGGAATAGTTTACCTGTACACATAAGAACTGCTCAGAATGTAGGAATTTTTAAGTTGTTAGGTCCTTGGCTTTTATTCCAAGCTGAACTTAGACATTGTGATGTTTTCAATCTAT
Above is a window of Carassius auratus strain Wakin unplaced genomic scaffold, ASM336829v1 scaf_tig00027223, whole genome shotgun sequence DNA encoding:
- the LOC113079130 gene encoding interleukin-8-like, whose translation is MMKFSASAFMLLICTAALLSTTEGRPKPMILRCQCIKTHSEPIPIDKIQTLKVIPAGPHCKNEEIIATMKKGMTCLNPAKDWVISLKEKLNKKNVKSQQ